The following coding sequences are from one Devosia neptuniae window:
- a CDS encoding phytase, producing the protein MKTLSALLCTVSLLTIMPAMAADWSIAEVTPVLQTPVLTEADADADADDPAIYVHPTDPARSLVVTAVKNGGIRVYELDGTLKQTLLPAEDGRINNVDVVYGFALADGSKADIIVGADRGLDIIRVYRIDADATEPLSEITDPAAARAFPTRYLPDATETEDNPVDDQNTVYGLAAWHDTASGTVWVVGTQRHQPTVGVFKLVATADGVHAELDHDFRAPATQNGQDLFSENDDDVLLDFSPQFEGSVIDRTTGVIYAGQEDVGIWQVPVSGGEPKLVYATRGSTKSPFNNPDSVISRDVEGLTIYYGADGVKYLLASSQGGAHGEGGVADAPYDDSFAAFAIGDTLELLGSFRVAAAGAMDAVQESDGADVTSVSLPGFENGLFVTQDGYAGDLNGLDGEVASSNFKFVDWAEIANSFTPPLVVTPAAFDPRK; encoded by the coding sequence ATGAAGACGCTGAGCGCATTGCTGTGTACCGTTTCGCTGCTAACAATAATGCCCGCAATGGCGGCCGACTGGAGTATTGCCGAGGTTACCCCGGTATTGCAGACGCCCGTGCTGACCGAAGCGGATGCCGACGCCGATGCGGATGATCCGGCCATCTATGTGCATCCCACCGATCCGGCGCGAAGCCTGGTGGTCACGGCGGTCAAGAATGGCGGCATAAGGGTTTATGAGCTCGATGGCACGCTCAAGCAGACGTTGCTGCCGGCCGAGGATGGGCGGATCAACAATGTTGACGTGGTCTATGGCTTTGCGCTGGCCGATGGCAGCAAGGCCGATATCATTGTGGGGGCCGATCGCGGGCTCGATATCATTCGCGTCTATCGCATCGATGCAGACGCGACCGAGCCGCTGAGCGAGATTACCGATCCGGCAGCGGCGCGGGCTTTCCCGACGCGTTACCTGCCGGACGCGACAGAAACCGAAGACAATCCGGTGGATGACCAGAACACCGTCTATGGCCTGGCGGCGTGGCATGACACGGCCAGTGGCACAGTGTGGGTCGTGGGTACGCAGCGGCATCAGCCCACGGTTGGCGTGTTCAAGCTGGTGGCGACCGCCGATGGCGTGCATGCCGAACTGGATCATGATTTCCGCGCCCCGGCGACGCAGAACGGGCAGGACCTGTTCAGCGAGAATGACGACGATGTCTTGCTCGATTTCAGCCCGCAATTCGAAGGCAGTGTGATCGACCGGACGACAGGCGTGATCTATGCGGGTCAGGAAGATGTGGGCATCTGGCAGGTGCCGGTCAGCGGGGGCGAACCCAAACTGGTCTATGCCACGCGCGGCTCAACCAAGAGCCCGTTCAACAATCCCGATAGCGTCATTTCGCGCGATGTCGAAGGGCTGACGATCTATTACGGCGCCGACGGCGTCAAATATCTGCTGGCCTCGAGCCAGGGCGGCGCGCATGGCGAAGGCGGGGTGGCCGACGCACCCTATGACGACAGCTTTGCGGCCTTTGCCATCGGCGACACGCTCGAACTGCTCGGCTCGTTCCGGGTCGCGGCGGCGGGCGCAATGGATGCGGTGCAGGAAAGCGACGGCGCCGACGTGACCTCGGTGAGCCTGCCGGGGTTCGAGAATGGGCTGTTCGTCACCCAGGACGGCTATGCCGGCGACCTCAATGGGCTGGATGGCGAAGTTGCCTCGAGCAATTTCAAATTTGTCGACTGGGCTGAGATCGCCAACAGCTTTACCCCGCCGCTGGTGGTGACCCCGGCGGCGTTCGATCCGCGGAAGTAG
- a CDS encoding DUF817 domain-containing protein, which yields MGQFTSLEARIDAAAHAVLARLPRGRLTDGAVEFLVFGLKQAWACLFGGLMLGMILVTRLWWPEVGLARYDFWFLAALLIQLGMLVFRLETPSEAKVILIFHVVGTGMELFKTAAGSWIYPEEALFRIGGVPLFSGFMYACVGSYMARIQRIFDIRFSHYPPVWATVLLGMAIYINFFSHHFIVDLRWVLFAAVALLYFRSSMHYRVFRFRHRMPMLLAFLLVALFIWIGENIGTWSRAWIYPDQADGWSLVSWSKLGSWYLLMLISVVLVTLVHPPKAYQQNS from the coding sequence TTGGGCCAGTTTACGAGTTTGGAAGCGCGCATCGACGCGGCGGCGCATGCGGTGCTGGCGCGGCTGCCGCGTGGGCGGCTGACCGATGGGGCGGTGGAATTTCTGGTCTTCGGACTGAAACAGGCTTGGGCGTGTCTGTTTGGCGGGCTGATGCTGGGGATGATCCTCGTCACTCGGCTGTGGTGGCCAGAGGTCGGGCTGGCGCGTTACGACTTCTGGTTTTTGGCGGCGCTGCTGATCCAGCTTGGCATGCTGGTGTTTCGGCTCGAAACACCGAGCGAAGCCAAGGTGATCCTGATTTTCCACGTGGTGGGAACTGGCATGGAGCTGTTCAAGACGGCGGCCGGATCGTGGATTTATCCCGAGGAGGCGCTGTTCCGGATCGGTGGCGTGCCGCTGTTTTCGGGCTTCATGTATGCCTGTGTCGGCTCCTACATGGCGCGCATCCAGCGGATTTTCGACATCCGGTTTTCGCACTATCCGCCAGTCTGGGCGACCGTGCTGCTGGGGATGGCCATTTATATCAATTTCTTTTCACACCACTTCATTGTCGATTTGCGTTGGGTGCTGTTCGCGGCCGTGGCCCTGCTCTATTTCCGCAGTTCCATGCATTACCGGGTCTTCCGCTTCCGCCACCGCATGCCCATGCTGCTGGCGTTCCTGCTGGTCGCGCTATTCATCTGGATCGGGGAAAATATCGGCACCTGGTCGCGCGCCTGGATCTATCCCGACCAGGCGGATGGCTGGTCGCTGGTCAGCTGGAGCAAGCTGGGCTCGTGGTATCTTCTAATGCTGATCTCTGTGGTGCTGGTGACGTTGGTGCATCCACCCAAAGCCTATCAACAGAACAGCTGA
- a CDS encoding DNA polymerase III subunit gamma/tau, with protein sequence MADAATSPYLVLARKYRPRDFTTLVGQDAMVQTLGNAFAQNRIHHAFILTGVRGVGKTTTARILARAFNYEDASGPHPTLDLSVEGEHCRAIIEGRHVDVIEMDAASNTGINDIREIIDSVKYAPASAPYKVYVIDEVHMLSTAAFNGLLKTLEEPPPYVKFIFATTEIRKVPVTILSRCQRFDLRRITPEIMSSYLESILAQEGIGFEPEALAMIVRAGEGSARDNLSLLDQAIAHGNGTVTAATVKAMLGLGDRARIIDLFEEVLGGRIGEAIETMRALYDMGADPQTLIADLADFTHLVTRIKVVPAAAEDMSLTPDERVRGAEFAGKLSMRALTRAWQILFKGHDEVARANNGLQAAEMALIRLAYAADLPSPDELIAKLANQPAPAPALPQGNGMMPRGPSGGSNALRVEAPQIVRTEAVAPQPGQPQASLQPQVAPRPIAAPALASVGSYKDLIALAGAKRDIIVRMALEGSMRPVSFEQGRIEVALADGADPGIIATLSARLQAWTGERWLITVSSKPPEGLTLKQEQAKKVEAAHAAAHEDPLVKAILETFPGAKVVNVTVREEAAAAAPDVPPPPPEEDDE encoded by the coding sequence ATGGCTGACGCTGCGACATCGCCCTATCTCGTCCTCGCCCGCAAATATCGCCCGCGTGACTTCACCACCCTGGTCGGCCAGGACGCCATGGTGCAGACGCTGGGCAATGCCTTTGCACAAAACCGCATTCACCACGCCTTTATCCTGACCGGCGTTCGCGGCGTGGGCAAAACCACGACGGCGCGCATTCTGGCGCGGGCGTTCAATTATGAAGATGCCAGCGGGCCCCACCCTACGCTTGATCTGAGCGTGGAGGGAGAGCATTGCCGCGCCATTATCGAGGGACGGCATGTCGACGTCATCGAGATGGACGCCGCGAGCAATACCGGCATCAACGACATCCGCGAAATCATCGACTCGGTGAAATACGCCCCGGCCTCGGCACCCTATAAGGTCTATGTGATCGACGAGGTGCACATGCTCTCCACAGCCGCCTTTAACGGGCTGCTGAAGACGCTGGAAGAGCCGCCGCCCTATGTGAAATTCATTTTCGCCACCACCGAAATCCGCAAGGTGCCGGTGACGATTTTGAGCCGCTGCCAGCGGTTTGATCTCAGGCGCATCACGCCCGAAATCATGTCAAGCTATCTCGAATCGATCCTGGCGCAGGAAGGCATCGGGTTTGAGCCCGAGGCTTTGGCGATGATCGTGCGGGCCGGCGAAGGCTCGGCGCGCGATAATCTAAGCCTGCTCGATCAGGCCATCGCCCATGGCAATGGCACCGTGACGGCAGCAACCGTCAAGGCCATGCTGGGGCTGGGTGACCGAGCGCGGATCATTGATCTGTTCGAAGAGGTTTTGGGTGGGCGCATTGGCGAGGCCATCGAGACCATGCGAGCGCTCTATGACATGGGCGCCGATCCGCAGACGCTGATTGCCGATCTGGCTGATTTCACCCATTTGGTGACCCGCATCAAAGTGGTGCCGGCGGCGGCCGAGGATATGTCGCTGACGCCCGACGAGCGGGTGCGCGGGGCCGAATTTGCCGGCAAGCTCTCGATGCGGGCGCTGACGCGTGCCTGGCAGATCTTGTTCAAGGGGCATGATGAGGTGGCGCGGGCCAATAATGGCTTGCAGGCCGCCGAAATGGCGCTGATCCGGTTGGCCTATGCTGCCGACCTGCCCAGCCCCGATGAATTGATCGCCAAGCTGGCCAACCAGCCGGCGCCGGCCCCTGCCCTGCCGCAGGGCAATGGCATGATGCCACGTGGGCCATCGGGCGGCTCCAATGCCCTGCGGGTGGAAGCGCCGCAGATTGTGCGGACGGAAGCGGTGGCGCCGCAGCCGGGGCAGCCGCAGGCTTCGTTGCAGCCGCAAGTGGCACCCAGGCCCATCGCCGCGCCGGCTCTGGCCAGCGTGGGCAGCTACAAGGATTTGATCGCGCTGGCGGGCGCCAAGCGCGACATTATCGTGCGCATGGCGCTGGAAGGCTCGATGCGGCCGGTTTCGTTCGAGCAGGGGCGGATCGAGGTGGCGTTGGCCGATGGCGCCGACCCCGGCATTATCGCCACGCTTTCGGCGCGGCTGCAGGCCTGGACCGGCGAGCGCTGGCTGATCACCGTTTCGAGCAAGCCGCCGGAGGGGCTGACCCTCAAGCAGGAACAGGCCAAAAAGGTCGAGGCCGCGCATGCCGCGGCCCATGAAGACCCACTGGTCAAAGCCATTCTCGAGACATTTCCTGGGGCCAAGGTGGTCAATGTGACCGTGCGCGAAGAGGCCGCCGCAGCGGCGCCTGACGTGCCACCGCCCCCACCAGAAGAGGACGACGAATGA
- a CDS encoding YbaB/EbfC family nucleoid-associated protein, whose translation MKDIMGMMKAASEMKGKMEAMQADLANLVVEGRSGGGLVVVSLSGKGDLRGVKIDPSLFKEDDVEVLEDLIVAAHADAKTKSEAEMQQRMAEVTSGLPIPPGMKFPF comes from the coding sequence ATGAAAGACATTATGGGCATGATGAAGGCCGCCAGCGAGATGAAAGGCAAGATGGAGGCCATGCAGGCCGACCTCGCCAATCTCGTGGTGGAAGGCCGCTCGGGCGGCGGGCTGGTGGTGGTTTCGCTGTCGGGCAAGGGCGACCTGCGCGGCGTCAAAATCGATCCGAGCCTCTTCAAGGAAGATGATGTCGAGGTGCTTGAGGATTTGATCGTGGCCGCGCATGCCGACGCCAAGACCAAGAGCGAAGCCGAGATGCAGCAGCGCATGGCGGAAGTGACATCGGGGCTGCCGATCCCGCCGGGCATGAAGTTTCCGTTTTAG
- the recR gene encoding recombination mediator RecR, translating to MASGGPEIEQLIQLLARLPGLGPRSARRAVLQLIKKKEQLMIPLSAALDRAVIAVRSCEVCGNVDTVSPCSICADPRRNESGMLIVVEDVADLWALERAGVGAVKYHVLGGVLSPLDGVGPEDLTIEALLARAAEFREIVLAVNATVEGQTTAHYITDRLAGAGAKVTRLAHGVPVGGELDYLDEGTLSQALKARTEI from the coding sequence ATGGCTTCCGGCGGACCCGAGATTGAACAATTGATCCAGCTGCTGGCGCGGTTGCCCGGGTTGGGGCCGCGCTCGGCGCGGCGGGCTGTGTTGCAGCTGATCAAGAAAAAAGAACAGCTGATGATCCCGCTCTCGGCGGCGCTGGACCGCGCGGTAATTGCCGTGCGCAGCTGCGAAGTGTGCGGCAATGTCGATACGGTCAGCCCCTGCTCGATCTGTGCCGATCCGCGTCGCAATGAGAGCGGCATGTTGATCGTGGTCGAGGATGTGGCTGACCTGTGGGCGCTGGAACGAGCCGGCGTTGGGGCGGTCAAGTATCACGTACTTGGCGGCGTATTGTCGCCACTTGACGGCGTGGGGCCGGAAGACCTGACGATTGAGGCGCTGCTGGCGCGGGCAGCGGAATTCCGCGAGATCGTGCTGGCGGTCAATGCGACTGTCGAGGGGCAGACCACGGCGCATTACATCACCGATAGGCTGGCCGGAGCTGGTGCCAAAGTCACGCGCCTCGCTCACGGCGTACCGGTGGGCGGAGAGCTGGATTATCTCGATGAAGGCACGCTAAGCCAGGCGCTCAAGGCGCGAACCGAGATTTAG
- a CDS encoding DNA recombination protein RmuC, translating into MDNVLFLVGDFPVTQAQAAIGAVIVLALLLVVVLVAVMRASAQRASEAAGQLAEQLRTSFLDQLADRDARIQALDHQVRVERERGVDLLDREREKTAELLTEVSALRARMAEQAKQAEANLARFLEARQQMTDEFKSIAGDVLKTHSETFSKQNREQVDVLLKPLNDKIVEFQSNMIKDRSAMGEQIRQLYESNIQITTEANNLTRALKGNAQSQGAWGEMILSTILERSGLREGEQFVTQQSHTAEDGSRVRTDVEVLMPNNDRLVIDSKVSLTAFEAYTSSEDETRQQHLQAHITSIRTHIRTLGEKTYQRHAQSKMDFVMMFVPIESALATAMQADPQLVEFGMSRGVMLTTPTTLMTVLRTVRNVWDIEKRHQNAEEIASRAGSLYDKVVGFLATMDKMGTHIDRAQQSFADAKGQLSGKGSVVRQVEMLRELGAKSSKQLPAGWDGGSEDVRVLRLVGEEPGDLS; encoded by the coding sequence ATGGATAATGTGCTTTTTCTTGTCGGCGATTTTCCCGTGACCCAGGCGCAGGCCGCCATCGGCGCGGTCATTGTGCTGGCGTTGCTGCTCGTGGTGGTGCTGGTTGCCGTCATGCGGGCCAGTGCGCAGCGCGCGTCCGAAGCCGCCGGTCAACTCGCCGAGCAGTTGCGCACAAGCTTTCTCGACCAGCTGGCCGATCGCGATGCCCGCATCCAGGCGCTCGACCATCAGGTGCGCGTCGAGCGCGAGCGAGGCGTCGACCTGCTCGATAGGGAACGCGAGAAAACTGCCGAATTATTGACCGAAGTGTCCGCCCTGCGTGCCCGCATGGCCGAGCAGGCCAAGCAAGCCGAAGCCAATCTCGCGCGCTTTCTCGAAGCCCGTCAACAGATGACCGACGAGTTCAAGTCCATCGCCGGCGACGTGCTCAAGACCCATAGCGAGACCTTTTCCAAGCAGAACCGCGAGCAGGTCGATGTGCTGCTCAAGCCGCTCAATGACAAGATCGTCGAGTTCCAGAGCAATATGATCAAGGATCGCTCCGCCATGGGCGAGCAGATCCGCCAGCTCTACGAAAGCAATATCCAGATCACCACCGAGGCCAACAATCTCACCCGCGCCCTCAAGGGCAATGCGCAGTCGCAGGGCGCCTGGGGCGAGATGATCCTCTCGACGATTCTCGAACGCTCCGGCTTGCGCGAAGGCGAGCAATTCGTCACCCAGCAGAGCCACACCGCCGAAGACGGCTCGCGCGTCCGCACCGATGTCGAAGTGCTGATGCCCAATAATGATCGGCTGGTCATCGATTCCAAGGTCTCGCTGACCGCCTTCGAGGCCTATACATCAAGCGAGGACGAAACCCGCCAGCAGCACTTGCAGGCCCATATCACCTCGATCCGCACCCATATCCGCACTCTGGGCGAGAAGACCTATCAGCGCCACGCGCAGTCCAAGATGGACTTCGTGATGATGTTCGTGCCCATCGAATCCGCTTTGGCCACGGCCATGCAGGCCGATCCGCAATTGGTGGAATTCGGCATGAGCCGGGGCGTCATGCTGACCACGCCCACGACGCTGATGACCGTGTTGCGCACCGTGCGCAATGTATGGGACATCGAAAAGCGCCACCAGAATGCCGAGGAAATCGCCTCCCGCGCCGGCAGCCTTTACGACAAGGTCGTGGGGTTCCTGGCCACCATGGACAAGATGGGCACCCATATCGACCGCGCCCAGCAGAGCTTTGCTGATGCCAAGGGGCAATTGTCTGGCAAGGGCAGCGTCGTGCGACAGGTGGAAATGCTGCGCGAATTGGGCGCCAAATCCAGCAAGCAGCTCCCCGCCGGCTGGGATGGCGGTTCCGAGGATGTCCGCGTGCTGCGTCTTGTCGGCGAGGAGCCCGGCGACCTCTCCTGA
- a CDS encoding GFA family protein, translating into MNPIYAGGCRCGAVRYQLEGEPDVVGLCHCADCRRETGSSFLAYADWPRQRFSTTGAYATYEGRSFCPQCGAPVFHLSDDRAEIVLGSLDAVPSPFVPSREGWIIRREHWLTALPGAGQFPRDPS; encoded by the coding sequence ATGAACCCGATTTATGCCGGCGGCTGCCGCTGCGGGGCCGTTCGCTATCAGCTCGAAGGCGAACCCGATGTGGTCGGGCTCTGCCACTGCGCCGATTGCCGGCGCGAAACTGGCAGCTCGTTTCTGGCCTATGCCGATTGGCCGCGGCAGCGATTTTCCACTACCGGCGCCTATGCCACCTATGAAGGCCGCAGCTTTTGCCCCCAGTGCGGTGCGCCGGTCTTTCATCTGTCCGACGACCGTGCCGAAATCGTGCTGGGCTCCCTCGACGCCGTGCCCAGCCCGTTTGTGCCCTCCCGCGAAGGTTGGATCATCCGCCGCGAGCATTGGCTGACCGCCCTGCCGGGCGCCGGTCAATTCCCCCGGGACCCCTCCTGA
- the def gene encoding peptide deformylase, which translates to MAIRPILVIPDARLRAVADPIIEVDDEIKTLAKDMLDTMYDAPGIGLAAPQIGVMKRIVVIDLAPEGEAPDPMVLINPEITKFGEEMQVTEEGCLSIPELFYEVERPNAVTVKYTDLDGKEVTKDAEGKLAVCIQHELDHLDGVLYIDYLSRLKRDRVIKKFDKAAKRMAG; encoded by the coding sequence ATGGCTATCCGCCCCATTCTTGTCATTCCCGATGCGCGCCTGCGCGCCGTTGCCGACCCCATCATCGAGGTCGATGACGAGATCAAGACGCTGGCCAAGGACATGCTCGACACCATGTATGACGCGCCGGGCATTGGCTTGGCTGCACCCCAGATCGGGGTGATGAAGCGCATCGTGGTGATCGATCTGGCCCCTGAAGGGGAGGCTCCTGATCCGATGGTGCTGATCAATCCCGAAATCACCAAGTTTGGCGAGGAAATGCAGGTGACCGAGGAAGGGTGCCTCAGCATTCCCGAGCTGTTCTACGAGGTGGAGCGGCCCAATGCGGTGACGGTGAAATATACCGATCTGGATGGCAAGGAAGTCACCAAGGATGCCGAGGGCAAGCTTGCAGTGTGCATCCAGCATGAACTCGATCACCTCGATGGCGTGCTCTATATCGATTATCTGAGCCGGCTGAAGCGCGATCGGGTGATCAAGAAGTTCGACAAGGCTGCCAAGCGGATGGCTGGGTAG
- the fmt gene encoding methionyl-tRNA formyltransferase — protein MRVVFMGTPEFSVPTLTEIVSSGHEVVAVYTRAPKPAGRGQAERKSPVHEAAEGFGIPVFTPKSLKGLDEQGVFALHDADVAIVVAYGLLLPKAILEAPRMGCLNLHGSLLPRWRGAAPIQRAVMAGDAQTGIMVMQMDEGLDTGAVALGEVIAIGPDMTAGELHDQMMRVGADLMGRALAALERGSLDFKPQPEDGVTYAKKIEKAESRIDWSWPADEVHNHIRGLSPFPGAWFEVELGGKPVRVKVLRSSLAEGSGAPGTVLGDLTIACGNGAVRLVQVQREGKSAMDTATFLRGIGTMPGIVQ, from the coding sequence ATGCGCGTCGTATTCATGGGTACGCCCGAATTTTCCGTGCCCACGCTGACCGAAATCGTCTCGTCGGGCCATGAAGTAGTGGCGGTCTATACGCGGGCACCCAAGCCGGCGGGACGCGGGCAGGCTGAGCGCAAGTCGCCTGTGCATGAGGCAGCCGAAGGGTTCGGCATTCCGGTGTTTACGCCGAAGTCCCTCAAGGGGCTGGACGAGCAGGGCGTGTTTGCGCTGCATGATGCCGATGTTGCCATTGTCGTGGCCTATGGGCTGCTGCTGCCCAAGGCGATCCTTGAGGCGCCGCGCATGGGGTGTCTTAACCTACATGGTTCGCTCTTGCCGCGCTGGCGGGGCGCAGCGCCGATCCAGCGGGCGGTGATGGCGGGCGACGCGCAAACCGGCATCATGGTGATGCAGATGGACGAAGGGCTCGATACCGGCGCAGTCGCTCTGGGCGAGGTCATTGCCATTGGGCCGGACATGACTGCGGGCGAATTGCATGACCAGATGATGCGGGTGGGCGCGGACCTGATGGGCCGCGCGTTGGCGGCGCTGGAGCGGGGGAGCCTGGACTTCAAGCCGCAGCCTGAGGATGGCGTGACCTACGCCAAAAAGATCGAAAAGGCCGAAAGCCGGATCGACTGGTCGTGGCCGGCGGATGAGGTGCACAACCATATTCGTGGGCTCTCGCCGTTTCCGGGGGCCTGGTTCGAGGTGGAATTGGGCGGCAAGCCGGTGCGGGTCAAGGTGTTGCGCTCGAGCCTGGCGGAGGGCTCCGGCGCGCCGGGGACGGTGCTGGGGGATTTGACCATTGCCTGTGGCAATGGCGCGGTGCGGCTGGTGCAGGTGCAGCGCGAGGGTAAGTCGGCCATGGATACGGCGACGTTCCTGCGCGGCATTGGGACCATGCCGGGGATCGTCCAGTAG
- the truA gene encoding tRNA pseudouridine(38-40) synthase TruA produces MPRYKLTVEYDGTPFSGWQRQTSRPSVQQALEEAIERFSGEAVTTQAAGRTDAGVHGLGQVVHFDLSKDWDPFRIREALNYHLRPDPVAIIEAEAVGDEFEARFSAKARHYEYRILNRRAPPVIERNHVWHLPMPLDADAMDYAAGMILGTHDFTTFRSAECQAKSPLRTLDAFAVRREAEHIVITASARSFLHHQVRSMVGSLKLVGEGKWKPRDLRAALDARDRQRCGAMAPSGGLYLTRVDY; encoded by the coding sequence ATGCCGCGCTACAAGCTCACCGTGGAATATGACGGCACCCCCTTCTCCGGCTGGCAGCGGCAGACGAGCCGACCGAGCGTGCAGCAGGCGCTGGAAGAAGCGATCGAGCGGTTTTCTGGCGAGGCCGTGACGACGCAAGCGGCGGGGCGGACCGATGCGGGCGTGCACGGGCTGGGCCAGGTGGTGCATTTTGACCTCAGCAAAGATTGGGACCCGTTCCGCATTCGCGAGGCGCTGAACTATCATTTGCGGCCCGATCCGGTGGCGATCATCGAGGCCGAGGCAGTTGGGGATGAGTTCGAGGCGCGGTTTTCGGCCAAGGCGCGGCATTACGAATATCGGATACTGAACCGGCGGGCGCCGCCGGTGATCGAGCGCAATCATGTGTGGCATTTGCCCATGCCGCTCGATGCCGACGCGATGGACTATGCCGCCGGGATGATCCTGGGGACGCATGATTTCACCACGTTCCGTTCGGCGGAATGCCAGGCCAAGTCACCGCTGCGCACGCTCGACGCCTTTGCGGTGCGGCGGGAGGCGGAGCATATCGTGATCACGGCCAGCGCGCGAAGCTTCCTGCACCATCAGGTGCGCTCCATGGTGGGCTCGCTCAAGCTCGTGGGCGAGGGCAAATGGAAGCCGCGCGATTTACGAGCAGCGCTGGATGCGCGGGATCGCCAGCGCTGTGGCGCCATGGCGCCGTCGGGTGGGCTCTATCTGACGCGGGTGGATTATTAG